The region GCTTCGGGAGAAAGCCCGCTATATCCGGGTCAGTCCCGCCGGGATGCGCGAGGCCGCGCCGCACGACGTCGTCGAGGTCAAGACCGGGAATTGAAGACGGTGATCGGGCCTTCGGCGATGGGATTCGGAACGGGCGCGTCTCGAAAATTCCCCGCTTCGCGACTGCATCGCTTCCTTCCTGATTCAGAACTTGAACATCTTGTTCACCGTTCCACATTGCGGACACCGCGATCGGTCCACATCGGCATCATCCGTATAAACGAAAGCGCACTTTTCGCATCGAAATATTTTGTCCTCGCTGGAGGTAGGTTCAAAACGTCTGCGGCGAAACTCGTAATACACGGCCACAGCGCCCAGGGCTCCGAGCAGCAGCAGCACGTAAAGGAACAACTGTTTGTCGGGTGTCATGGAGCGGCGCCGGCGACCGGATTGTTCGTGGCTGGCATTTCCGACGTGAGCCACTGGAAAACTATTTTGCCCCAGTTGAGCGTGACCGGAGCACCGGATAAAACCGTGTCAGTTTTCGCGATTGGTTTGAAGCGGATGGCCCTTGCCAGATCGAGGGCCGTTTGATCCGCCATTTTAGAACCGCTGCTGCTGAAAACCGTGGCCGAAAACACGAAGCCCGACGGTTTCACGCTCACCTCAACTACCGTGGCCGCCAGAATGTCGGTGTGCCGGATCACCGGCACATCCGGCGCACTGGTGATGGCGCGTCCGGCGAGGCCGTCTGCGAGCCGAATTGCGGACCTGGCGGGCAACGGCGTCGGGGACGCCATCACTTCGCTGAGCCGCGGCGCCGGCTTTTCCGAGAGGACAGTCGCGCTGACGACGTTGGTATCGACAAATTCGGCGAAGGCAGTCCCCAACTCGTCCACCGGCAAAGCGAAAAAACGGGCCGGCTCCGTCCAATCTTCTGAACGATGTCGAAAGGTCGGCACCTTCATCCATGCGCCGCCCGAAAAACCGCGTGCGTGAGGCAGAGCAAACAAGGTTGGATCGTCCAGGTCGAGCAGTTCGGCCAACGGAGTCCCGGCGGGTGCGTCCGCAACAAGGCTGAAAGCAGTGGTTGTTCCCGGTTGGCGCGTCGCCACGGTGCTCCGTTCAGACGACCAAAAGATTACGGCCAACTGCGTGACGATGACGAGGAAAACCGCGCTCCATACGCGTCCGCGCGACCACACCGCCGGTTCTGGCGTGGCCGCGTTCATCGAACGGAATTCGTCCGCACTGGCATGACCGGCGGACTCGTCGCAAAAATGGCATCCTTCAGCCCGGCTTCGCGCGCCAGTTTCGCCAGATGAACGATCGTTTCGTAAGGGACAGACTTGTCCGCCATCAGAACAAGGGTCAGCGGCGTTTTAGTCTCGGTTGCAACCTTGCGCAGTTGGATCTGCAAATCAGCTTCTTTGATGATCTGGTTGCGGTAATAGAGGCGTCGGCTCGTATCCACGGCGACTGTGACTATCGGACCGGTTACGCCCGGCTGATCGGCCGCCTCCGGAAGTCGGACGGCAATCCCGG is a window of Candidatus Angelobacter sp. DNA encoding:
- a CDS encoding TonB family protein — encoded protein: MNAATPEPAVWSRGRVWSAVFLVIVTQLAVIFWSSERSTVATRQPGTTTAFSLVADAPAGTPLAELLDLDDPTLFALPHARGFSGGAWMKVPTFRHRSEDWTEPARFFALPVDELGTAFAEFVDTNVVSATVLSEKPAPRLSEVMASPTPLPARSAIRLADGLAGRAITSAPDVPVIRHTDILAATVVEVSVKPSGFVFSATVFSSSGSKMADQTALDLARAIRFKPIAKTDTVLSGAPVTLNWGKIVFQWLTSEMPATNNPVAGAAP
- a CDS encoding biopolymer transporter ExbD, whose translation is MKYPRNVRIFRGQLDASPFVGVLFLVAIFLLLNSSLVFLPGIAVRLPEAADQPGVTGPIVTVAVDTSRRLYYRNQIIKEADLQIQLRKVATETKTPLTLVLMADKSVPYETIVHLAKLAREAGLKDAIFATSPPVMPVRTNSVR